One Clupea harengus chromosome 11, Ch_v2.0.2, whole genome shotgun sequence DNA window includes the following coding sequences:
- the LOC122133273 gene encoding fibrous sheath-interacting protein 2-like produces the protein MDHSESSFSQHHCIDKYPDNSGQPNSFYTTRLCEKLTQPKGGFDLTDPNGYKLSTAYNCRHDPSLKTYLYRKDIHKRLLKNGLITKDDKVTCSFKEFNTYKKYLAEVQLDLDHRFKMEQVLLCREFRH, from the exons ATGGACCACAGCGAATCATCTTTCTCACAGCACCATTGTATTGATAAGTATCCCGATAACTCTGGGCAGCCAAATAGTTTCTATACCACCCGTCTATGCGAAAAG CTTACCCAGCCAAAGGGAGGCTTTGATCTCACCGACCCCAATGGCTACAAATTAAGCACTGCCTACAACTGCAGACATGATCCGAGCCTGAAAACCTACTTGTACCGTAAAGATATTCATAAGCGTCTGCTGAAGAATGGATTAATTACTAAAGATGACAAA GTCACATGCAGTTTCAAAGAGTTCAACACATACAAGAAGTACCTTGCAGAAGTACAGCTGGACCTGGACCATAGGTTTAAGATGGAGCAGGTTCTTCTGTGTAGAGAATTTAGACACTAG
- the LOC105910074 gene encoding uncharacterized protein LOC105910074 isoform X2 — protein MPFFTWCQRELVRKILILQEEGKVSPDVSVTDLIEWLVFHDQDNLQEDMGRPGPRKPQSCSSNVLKLPKVNTQNKSLKKSHCNDTRHMLKEVAEDAQRELRLEQRWKKDRHEREQRVLSSQRQKCHEPKLAVQGNGQSGYLTNIGNALFKERKVSQDNLMRRATLKKATLKKLAPLPFVKKAVYPKTSVTAVRSKDTSRLKSRDISNNREISITMSPKSVTLETNVLSKPGGNCGDSSAILTVSQLRLNFEGQHLQTRHKLLYIPAMTHTGTSIELFPQKLH, from the exons ATGCCCTTCTTTACATGGTGTCAGAGAGAGCTGGTGCGCAAGATACTCATTCTCCAGGAGGAGGGCAAAGTCTCTCCAGACGTGTCTGTGACTGACTTAATTGAATGGTTGGTCTTCCATGACCAGGATAACTTGCAAGAAGACATGGGCAG GCCTGGACCGAGGAAGCCACAGAGTTGCAGCAGTAATGTTTTGAAGCTGCCAAAAgtgaacacacaaaacaagtcTCTTAAAAAGTCTCACTGCAATGACACC CGGCACATGCTGAAGGAGGTGGCAGAGGATGCGCAGAGAGAGCTGAGGCTAGAACAACGCTGGAAGAAGGACCGGCACGAACGAGAACAGCGGGTGCTGTCCTCACAA AGACAGAAATGCCATGAACCAAAGCTAGCTGTACAAGGCAATGGGCAGAGTGGTTACTTAACCAACATTGGAAATGCACTTTTCAAGGAAAGAAAGG TGAGCCAGGATAACTTAATGAGGAGGGCAACTCTTAAAAAGGCAACTCTTAAAAAACTGGCCCCACTGCCATTTGTAAAGAAG GCTGTGTACCCTAAAACTAGTGTGACAGCAGTAAGATCCAAAGACACTTCCAGACTCAAATCCCGTGACATTTCAA ATAACAGAGAGATTTCCATCACCATGTCGCCAAAATCAGTTACACTGGAGACCAATGTTTTGTCCAAACCTGGAGGCAATTGTGGAGATTCAAGTGCTATCCTCACTGTTTCACAACTCAGGTTAAATTTTGAAGGCCAACACTTACAAACCAGACACAAACTACTGTATATTCCAGCTATGACCCACACAGGCACTTCAATAGAGCTCTTTCCTCAAAAGTTACACTAG
- the LOC105910074 gene encoding uncharacterized protein LOC105910074 isoform X1 produces MPFFTWCQRELVRKILILQEEGKVSPDVSVTDLIEWLVFHDQDNLQEDMGRPGPRKPQSCSSNVLKLPKVNTQNKSLKKSHCNDTRHMLKEVAEDAQRELRLEQRWKKDRHEREQRVLSSQRQKCHEPKLAVQGNGQSGYLTNIGNALFKERKVSQDNLMRRATLKKATLKKLAPLPFVKKAVYPKTSVTAVRSKDTSRLKSRDISNNREISITMSPKSVTLETNVLSKPGGNCGDSSAILTVSQLSEQNPTEDKQKICNIMEEHHEVIRDIVTIAINDMTSIIIPALQQVKRERSPVKQSSSKDIPTAHNDHLSHIEDTKPDNGISQHSSISLVTGHLSYLSPTCLYLKLEEPDSNETESLLCGKLCILNADLLNKAESFIWKAIREVMEEIETTGSSSVDRVESEPQCSSDEYCHHLKSTTSSTHEGFYDGDKTLQSEQSVSLTNPNIQWDAVACREQMFMDPSAKKTQHGQDSWNQVKIQFPEPKLCSSEHSSSFDTTQRNLIYSQFVDDVLAKVYSFVAEESVEGVSQTETICSSFSSSCSSRMHTECLPLQADKSNSTPVSCASTRWEHHVEKARRNTSVSPKLPLGRSIRLLAAEPLTPEEEVTVAETGLYADEMVMDIMNQIKHETEEQSGESKHSETPDSFTWSEESVVMNQGVDVPLVVKWNPLRTPKFHIYHEAVEICHQIFLSIKRQLDQACSNSETDVSKAMEKAIICEFVDFVQDRLSNMCGPNKCSITKNAEMKRNLSEHSLGCESSEPEKSLKASGIMEKVKMQFEKAAQQPVKAVLESALSDFFCWDVDLSKCASTENLRSCQNRPRAMSKNQTDLSHLASDIILIVWEKLIETSGCEKSCDSEAKLKNLIKAISEISSLNTCAAHANTTALGAELVLEGINRAVETKLMQFITQQSVDDQRATDKTPLVKKTAQVYRSLDGMNCFSNPVNSHGQDVHGCVPSTPSESAFKHSHEHNLFPKQTYTASQPSCSSSPFVSSSELDNFLGTLSKSAMSLLKDTYGEQVTNLKIKKDVNTCLADPTFEGLVIQPDANGRDVIVHCVAVEELFPLCQARSLENERNNERSTHTQPTTKPPEVICPGFPEQINIVDKASVRIQGSQISQPKNLAISSPAATTTHLFKPTIETFVAKVIDKCMQGSKLITKQGELSYERHRMKGAIHASGSPHKVLSDMTRSLKDCRPHSAAAHSRGKSIIYS; encoded by the exons ATGCCCTTCTTTACATGGTGTCAGAGAGAGCTGGTGCGCAAGATACTCATTCTCCAGGAGGAGGGCAAAGTCTCTCCAGACGTGTCTGTGACTGACTTAATTGAATGGTTGGTCTTCCATGACCAGGATAACTTGCAAGAAGACATGGGCAG GCCTGGACCGAGGAAGCCACAGAGTTGCAGCAGTAATGTTTTGAAGCTGCCAAAAgtgaacacacaaaacaagtcTCTTAAAAAGTCTCACTGCAATGACACC CGGCACATGCTGAAGGAGGTGGCAGAGGATGCGCAGAGAGAGCTGAGGCTAGAACAACGCTGGAAGAAGGACCGGCACGAACGAGAACAGCGGGTGCTGTCCTCACAA AGACAGAAATGCCATGAACCAAAGCTAGCTGTACAAGGCAATGGGCAGAGTGGTTACTTAACCAACATTGGAAATGCACTTTTCAAGGAAAGAAAGG TGAGCCAGGATAACTTAATGAGGAGGGCAACTCTTAAAAAGGCAACTCTTAAAAAACTGGCCCCACTGCCATTTGTAAAGAAG GCTGTGTACCCTAAAACTAGTGTGACAGCAGTAAGATCCAAAGACACTTCCAGACTCAAATCCCGTGACATTTCAA ATAACAGAGAGATTTCCATCACCATGTCGCCAAAATCAGTTACACTGGAGACCAATGTTTTGTCCAAACCTGGAGGCAATTGTGGAGATTCAAGTGCTATCCTCACTGTTTCACAACTCAG tgaACAGAATCCGACTGAAGATAAGCAGAAAATATGT AATATCATGGAGGAACACCATGAAGTAATCAGAGATATCGTCACTATTGCGATAAATGATATGACGAGTATCATTATCCCTGCTTTGCAGCAGGTCAAACGTGAGCGTTCGCCAGTTAAACAGAGCTCCTCTAAGGACATACCAACTGCTCATAATGACCACCTCAGCCATATTGAGGACACCAAACCAGACAATGGTATTTCACAGCATTCCAGTATTTCACTAGTTACAGGACATCTGTCCTATCTGTCCCCCACTTGTTTATATCTGAAGCTTGAGGAGCCAGACAGTAATGAGACTGAATCACTCTTGTGTGGCAAACTTTGTATCCTAAACGCTGACCTGCTGAATAAAGCGGAAAGTTTCATCTGGAAAGCAATACGTGAAGTGATGGAAGAAATAGAAACCACAGGGTCCTCCTCTGTCGACAGAGTTGAGTCTGAACCTCAGTGTAGTTCCGATGAATATTGCCATCATTTGAAATCAACAACATCCAGCACACATGAAGGATTTTATGACGGTGACAAAACACTCCAATCCGAACAGTCTGTTTCACTGACAAACCCAAACATACAGTGGGATGCTGTAGCCTGTAGAGAGCAGATGTTCATGGATCCAAGtgccaaaaaaacacaacatggacaagacAGTTGGAATCAAGTGAAAATCCAGTTCCCGGAGCCAAAGCTTTGCTCGAGTGAACACAGCTCCTCCTTCGACACAACACAGAGGAATCTGATCTATTCACAGTTTGTGGATGATGTTCTGGCAAAAGTGTATTCCTTTGTTGCTGAGGAAAGTGTTGAAGGTGtttcacagacagaaacaatctgctcatcattttcatcatcatGTTCATCCAGGATGCACACCGAATGCCTCCCACTTCAGGCAGACAAATCCAACAGTACCCCTGTGTCATGTGCTTCAACTAGATGGGAACATCATGTAGAGAAGGCTCGAAGAAATACTAGTGTCAGCCCAAAACTCCCTCTTGGGCGGTCCATTAGACTGCTGGCTGCTGAGCCACTGACTCCAGAGGAGGAAGTGACTGTTGCTGAAACAGGTCTGTATGCTGATGAAATGGTCATGGATATTATGAATCAGATCAAACATGAAACAGAGGAACAGTCTGGAGAAAGTAAACACTCTGAGACACCAGACTCGTTCACTTGGTCTGAGGAATCTGTAGTTATGAATCAGGGTGTTGATGTTCCGCTGGTTGTAAAATGGAATCCTTTAAGGACACCGAAATTCCATATATATCATGAAGCAGTTGAGATTTGTCATCAAATTTTCCTCAGTATCAAAAGGCAGCTTGATCAAGCATGTTCCAACAGTGAGACTGATGTTTCTAAAGCCATGGAAAAAGCAATTATTTGTGAGTTTGTTGATTTTGTCCAGGACAGGCTGAGCAACATGTGTGGACCAAATAAGTGTTCCATTACTAAAAATGCTGAAATGAAGAGAAATTTGTCAGAGCACTCTCTAGGGTGTGAGTCATCTGAACCTGAAAAATCACTGAAAGCGTCCGGGATAATGGAAAAGGTCAAGATGCAGTTTGAAAAAGCAGCTCAACAGCCTGTTAAAGCTGTTCTTGAAAGTGCCCTTAGTGATTTTTTCTGTTGGGATGTCGATCTCTCTAAATGTGCTTCCACTGAAAATCTGCGATCATGCCAGAATCGCCCGAGAGCCATGagtaaaaaccagacagaccTGTCACACTTAGCCAGTGATATTATCTTGATTGTGTGGGAGAAGTTGATTGAAACCTCTGGTTGTGAGAAATCTTGTGACAGTGAAGCAAAACTGAAGAACTTAATCAAAGCAATATCTGAAATATCATCTCTCAACACTTGTGCTGCCCATGCAAACACAACTGCATTGGGAGCTGAACTTGTCCTGGAGGGAATTAACCGTGCTGTTGAGACCAAGCTGATGCAGTTTATTACTCAACAGTCTGTGGATGACCAAAGAGCAACGGACAAGACTCCCTTGGTCAAAAAGACAGCCCAAGTATACAGATCTTTAGATGGCATGAATTGCTTCAGCAATCCAGTGAACAGTCATGGGCAAGATGTTCATGGTTGTGTGCCTTCCACACCCTCAGAAAGTGCATTTAAACACAGCCACGAACACAATCTTTTTCCCAAACAGACATACACCGCTTCTCAGCCCTCATGCAGTTCAAGTCCCTTTGTCAGCAGTTCAGAGCTTGACAACTTCCTTGGAACTCTTTCAAAATCAGCCATGTCTCTTTTGAAGGACACTTATGGAGAACAAGTTACAAACCTGAAGATAAAGAAGGACGTCAACACATGTCTAGCAGATCCTACTTTTGAGGGTTTGGTGATACAGCCAGATGCTAACGGAAGAGATGTGATTGTACATTGTGTTGCTGTGGAAGAACTGTTTCCATTATGCCAGGCGAGGTCTCTAGAGAATGAGAGGAACAATGAAAGGTCAACGCACACTCAACCAACTACAAAGCCACCAGAAGTTATTTGTCCAGGTTTTCCAGAACAGATAAATATTGTGGACAAGGCAAGTGTAAGAATTCAGGGTAGTCAGATCAGTCAGCCCAAAAACCTAGCCATATCCTCTCCTgcagccaccaccacccaccttTTCAAACCCACCATTGAGACATTTGTGGCCAAAGTGATAGACAAGTGCATGCAGGGTTCAAAATTGATCACAAAACAGGGAGAACTGTCCTATGAGAGACACAGGATGAAGGGAGCCATACATGCTTCTGGATCGCCCCATAAAGTGCTTTCTGACATGACTCGATCTTTGAAAGACTGTCGACCACACAGCGCTGCAGCACACTCAAGAGGTAAGTCTATCATATACAGCTGA
- the pigv gene encoding palmitoyltransferase ZDHHC18-A encodes MQHMTKDVRSVLRFAVITRLLSLLLQALLNCAIPDHEADAFSPPPAENPLLLNPITEVLLGGLGRWDAQHFLFIAERGYVFEHNFAFFPLLPVVLRSVAAGLLWPLSPWLTLHGRLLLAVALVNSVLFVLSAVALYGLGCLVLRDRRLSLLSALLYCLTPANVFLMAGYSESLFAALTFGGLWLLERGATAKACLVLGLATGARANGLVNGGYLLYLPLQRALCQAKKLSRDPGDKWRSLRYAWIAIRFMATAAVGVSVISLPFGVFQYYGYKTFCEQSSTQGSVSPSLLTLAQQKGYRVPDAASPMPPWCLKPLPLLYSYIQDAYWDVGFLKYFQLKQIPNFLLALPVTTLGLLAPYVYFTSDPEYCLWLGLFNRHAKEKEEKPPSGFYSRKVFVYVVHATVLLLSGLFCMHVQVLTRFLGSSSPVIYWISAHLLVSQEPLLVEDHTAACVIEKKERIPNNISLFGMAWTRLDHNPITELLNQWGSCSFRSHCILGYFLSYWVVGLALHCNFLPWT; translated from the exons ATGCAGCACATGACAAAGGACGTGCGGTCTGTTTTGCGATTCGCTGTCATAACCAGACTGCTATCTCTTCTGCTGCAG GCATTGCTGAATTGTGCCATTCCAGATCATGAAGCAGATGCTTTCAGTCCTCCTCCAGCAGAGAATCCTCTCCTTCTGAATCCCATCACTGAGGTGCTGTTGGGTGGCCTTGGACGCTGGGATGCCCAACACTTCCTCTTCATTGCGGAGCGTGGCTATGTGTTTGAGCACAACTTTGCgtttttcccccttctcccaGTGGTCCTGCGATCTGTTGCCGCAGGTTTGCTTTGGCCCCTCAGTCCCTGGCTGACGTTGCACGGGAGACTGTTGCTGGCCGTGGCCCTGGTTAACAGTGTACTATTTGTCCTGAGCGCGGTCGCTCTATATGGCCTTGGCTGCTTGGTCCTCCGAGACCGTCGTCTGAGTCTGCTTTCTGCGCTTCTCTACTGCCTGACGCCTGCGAATGTCTTTCTCATGGCAGGGTATTCTGAAAGCCTCTTTGCTGCACTCACGTTTGGTGGCCTCTGGCTTCTGGAGCGGGGGGCGACTGCTAAGGCGTGCCTTGTGCTTGGGCTGGCCACTGGTGCGCGGGCGAATGGCTTGGTGAATGGTGGTTACCTGCTGTACCTGCCCTTGCAGAGGGCACTGTGTCAGGCCAAAAAGCTCAGCAGGGATCCTGGAGACAAGTGGAGGAGCCTGCGCTATGCATGGATTGCCATTCGTTTTATGGccactgctgctgttggtgtttctGTCATCAGCTTGCCTTTTGGTGTCTTTCAGTACTATGGATATAAAACGTTTTGTGAGCAGTCATCAACCCAGGGATCAGTATCCCCTAGTCTGCTGACCCTTGCCCAGCAGAAAGGCTACAGAGTTCCCGATGCAGCCTCTCCTATGCCCCCCTGGTGCTTAAAACCCCTGCCTCTTCTGTACTCCTACATTCAGGACGCCTACTGGGATGTAGGTTTCCTGAAATATTTCCAGTTGAAGCAGATCCCCAATTTCCTGTTAGCCCTACCAGTGACTACCCTGGGGCTGCTGGCTCCCTATGTGTACTTCACGTCTGACCCAGAGTATTGCCTGTGGCTTGGCCTCTTCAACAGACatgcaaaagagaaagaagagaagccACCCTCTGGATTCTACAGCAGGAAGGTTTTTGTCTATGTTGTCCATGCCACCGTGTTGCTGCTCTCTGGCTTATTTTGTATGCATGTACAG GTTCTGACTCGTTTTCTCGGATCCTCTTCTCCTGTGATCTACTGGATTAGCGCTCATTTACTTGTATCACAAGAACCCTTGCTGGTGGAGGACCACACTGCAGCTTGTGTGATAGAAAAGAAGGAACGGATACCTAATAATATTTCCCTCTTTGGTATGGCGTGGACAAGATTGGATCATAACCCCATTACAGAGTTATTGAATCAGTGGGGATCGTGCTCATTCCGAAGCCATTGCATTTTGGGATATTTCCTGTCCTATTGGGTGGTTGGCCTTGCTTTACACTGTAACTTTTTACCATGGACCTGA
- the zdhhc18a gene encoding palmitoyltransferase ZDHHC18-A isoform X1, with the protein MKNCEYQQIDPRTLTTPTATPTSTLPLASKNVQRQRRKWEVFPGRNRFFCDGRIIVARQSGVLPLTLGLILITSGLFFIFDCPFLVAHLTVCIPVIAGVLFVFVVFSLLHTSFTDPGILPRALPDEAADIEKQIDNSGSSTYRPPPRTKEILINDQVVKLKYCFTCKMFRPPRTSHCSLCDNCVERFDHHCPWVGNCVGKRNYRFFYTFIVSLSFLTSFIFGCVITHLTLRAQGGSGILNAVQQSPASIVELVVCFFSIWSILGLSGFHTYLAASNLTTNEDIKGSWSSKRGLEDYKNPYSYNNIFTNCCVVLCGPMPPSMIDRRGFLPPEDTPPIITAEQELPPFLSKNDTNMVGAPSRVTCRTSTCQSSKGSSQASPQLFPDQTLAILSFVMETAKLTDIFCHRSHRFMLPY; encoded by the exons ATGAAAAACTGTGAATACCAACAAATTGATCCACGGACACTGACTACACCAACGGCAACACCTACGTCAACGCTACCGCTTGCTAGTAAAAATGTCCAGCGACAGCGGAGAAAGTGGGAAGTGTTTCCCGGGAGGAATCGTTTCTTTTGTGATGGACGGATTATTGTTGCCCGTCAAAGCGGTGTGCTACCATTGACTCTTGGCCTTATCCTTATCACCAGTGGcctattttttatatttga CTGCCCCTTTCTGGTGGCACATCTGACTGTATGCATCCCAGTCATTGCTGGAGTGCTGTTTGTGTTCGTGgtcttttctctcttacacaccaGCTTTACAGACCCTGGCATATTGCCGAGGGCCTTGCCAGATGAGGCTGCCGACATTGAGAAGCAGATAG ATAACTCAGGCTCCTCCACCTACCGCCCACCACCACGAACGAAAGAGATCCTCATCAATGACCAGGTGGTTAAGCTAAAATACTGCTTTACCTGCAAAATGTTCCGGCCCCCTCGCACATCACACTGCAGCCTGTGCGACAACTGCGTGG AGAGGTTTGACCATCACTGCCCCTGGGTCGGAAACTGTGTTGGCAAGCGAAACTACCGCTTCTTCTACACCTTCAttgtgtccctctctttcctgaCCTCCTTCATATTTGGCTGCGTGATCACCCATCTCACATTGC gAGCCCAGGGAGGCAGCGGTATCCTCAATGCTGTTCAGCAGAGTCCTGCCAG TATTGTGGAGTTGGTGGTCTGCTTTTTCTCCATATGGTCTATTTTGGGCCTGTCAGGCTTCCATACGTATTTGGCAGCCTCAAACCTCACCACCAATGAGGAT ATCAAAGGGTCATGGTCGAGCAAAAGGGGGTTAGAGGACTATAAGAATCCCTACAGCTACAACAACATCTTCACCAACTGCTGTGTGGTGCTTTGTGGACCCATGCCTCCCAG TATGATAGACAGAAGAGGTTTCTTGCCTCCAGAGGACACTCCGCCCATCATTACCGCAGAGCAGGAGCTTCCGCCTTTCTTGTCCAAGAACGACACAAACATGGTAGGAGCGCCATCTAGAGTTACCTGCAGGACATCGACCTGCCAGAGCTCGAAAGGCTCCTCACAGGCTTCGCCTCAGCTGTTCCCAGATCAGACCCTTGCAATACTTAGTTTTGTGATGGAGACAGCAAAGCTGACTGACATCTTTTGCCACAGATCACACAGATTCATGTTACCCTACTGA
- the LOC105910074 gene encoding uncharacterized protein LOC105910074 isoform X3: MPFFTWCQRELVRKILILQEEGKVSPDVSVTDLIEWLVFHDQDNLQEDMGRPGPRKPQSCSSNVLKLPKVNTQNKSLKKSHCNDTRHMLKEVAEDAQRELRLEQRWKKDRHEREQRVLSSQRQKCHEPKLAVQGNGQSGYLTNIGNALFKERKVSQDNLMRRATLKKATLKKLAPLPFVKKAVYPKTSVTAVRSKDTSRLKSRDISNNREISITMSPKSVTLETNVLSKPGGNCGDSSAILTVSQLSEQNPTEDKQKICVSALQAIKY; the protein is encoded by the exons ATGCCCTTCTTTACATGGTGTCAGAGAGAGCTGGTGCGCAAGATACTCATTCTCCAGGAGGAGGGCAAAGTCTCTCCAGACGTGTCTGTGACTGACTTAATTGAATGGTTGGTCTTCCATGACCAGGATAACTTGCAAGAAGACATGGGCAG GCCTGGACCGAGGAAGCCACAGAGTTGCAGCAGTAATGTTTTGAAGCTGCCAAAAgtgaacacacaaaacaagtcTCTTAAAAAGTCTCACTGCAATGACACC CGGCACATGCTGAAGGAGGTGGCAGAGGATGCGCAGAGAGAGCTGAGGCTAGAACAACGCTGGAAGAAGGACCGGCACGAACGAGAACAGCGGGTGCTGTCCTCACAA AGACAGAAATGCCATGAACCAAAGCTAGCTGTACAAGGCAATGGGCAGAGTGGTTACTTAACCAACATTGGAAATGCACTTTTCAAGGAAAGAAAGG TGAGCCAGGATAACTTAATGAGGAGGGCAACTCTTAAAAAGGCAACTCTTAAAAAACTGGCCCCACTGCCATTTGTAAAGAAG GCTGTGTACCCTAAAACTAGTGTGACAGCAGTAAGATCCAAAGACACTTCCAGACTCAAATCCCGTGACATTTCAA ATAACAGAGAGATTTCCATCACCATGTCGCCAAAATCAGTTACACTGGAGACCAATGTTTTGTCCAAACCTGGAGGCAATTGTGGAGATTCAAGTGCTATCCTCACTGTTTCACAACTCAG tgaACAGAATCCGACTGAAGATAAGCAGAAAATATGTGTAAGTGCACTGCAGGCAATCAAATACTGA
- the zdhhc18a gene encoding palmitoyltransferase ZDHHC18-A isoform X2: protein MKNCEYQQIDPRTLTTPTATPTSTLPLASKNVQRQRRKWEVFPGRNRFFCDGRIIVARQSGVLPLTLGLILITSGLFFIFDCPFLVAHLTVCIPVIAGVLFVFVVFSLLHTSFTDPGILPRALPDEAADIEKQIDNSGSSTYRPPPRTKEILINDQVVKLKYCFTCKMFRPPRTSHCSLCDNCVERFDHHCPWVGNCVGKRNYRFFYTFIVSLSFLTSFIFGCVITHLTLRAQGGSGILNAVQQSPASIVELVVCFFSIWSILGLSGFHTYLAASNLTTNEDIKGSWSSKRGLEDYKNPYSYNNIFTNCCVVLCGPMPPSMIDRRGFLPPEDTPPIITAEQELPPFLSKNDTNMEETCQDFSLSCTG from the exons ATGAAAAACTGTGAATACCAACAAATTGATCCACGGACACTGACTACACCAACGGCAACACCTACGTCAACGCTACCGCTTGCTAGTAAAAATGTCCAGCGACAGCGGAGAAAGTGGGAAGTGTTTCCCGGGAGGAATCGTTTCTTTTGTGATGGACGGATTATTGTTGCCCGTCAAAGCGGTGTGCTACCATTGACTCTTGGCCTTATCCTTATCACCAGTGGcctattttttatatttga CTGCCCCTTTCTGGTGGCACATCTGACTGTATGCATCCCAGTCATTGCTGGAGTGCTGTTTGTGTTCGTGgtcttttctctcttacacaccaGCTTTACAGACCCTGGCATATTGCCGAGGGCCTTGCCAGATGAGGCTGCCGACATTGAGAAGCAGATAG ATAACTCAGGCTCCTCCACCTACCGCCCACCACCACGAACGAAAGAGATCCTCATCAATGACCAGGTGGTTAAGCTAAAATACTGCTTTACCTGCAAAATGTTCCGGCCCCCTCGCACATCACACTGCAGCCTGTGCGACAACTGCGTGG AGAGGTTTGACCATCACTGCCCCTGGGTCGGAAACTGTGTTGGCAAGCGAAACTACCGCTTCTTCTACACCTTCAttgtgtccctctctttcctgaCCTCCTTCATATTTGGCTGCGTGATCACCCATCTCACATTGC gAGCCCAGGGAGGCAGCGGTATCCTCAATGCTGTTCAGCAGAGTCCTGCCAG TATTGTGGAGTTGGTGGTCTGCTTTTTCTCCATATGGTCTATTTTGGGCCTGTCAGGCTTCCATACGTATTTGGCAGCCTCAAACCTCACCACCAATGAGGAT ATCAAAGGGTCATGGTCGAGCAAAAGGGGGTTAGAGGACTATAAGAATCCCTACAGCTACAACAACATCTTCACCAACTGCTGTGTGGTGCTTTGTGGACCCATGCCTCCCAG TATGATAGACAGAAGAGGTTTCTTGCCTCCAGAGGACACTCCGCCCATCATTACCGCAGAGCAGGAGCTTCCGCCTTTCTTGTCCAAGAACGACACAAACATG GAGGAGACCTGTCAGGACTTTTCCCTGTCCTGCACTGGCTGA